ATAAATGCCTATTCATTTCAGCAAATTTAGCTCTACGAAAACAGCGAAAAGTTGCTGGTTCGATTTCGGGACATGACAGTAAAGGAGCTGATGCTTCTAAAGTAACCTCAAGTGTGGGATGATACGCATCTTCAGGATTGGAGAGAGGGCTAATTCGAGTTACACATGCATTTGCGAACTCCGAGGCAAAAATAAGGTCTAAAACTTTGCTAGAGCAGTTAATGACTGAGTTCAGTTGACCTAATGAAAGATCAATAAGACCGTGTACAAACTCATGCGCTGTGGTAGGCACAAGAGCACTTGAATCAGTTGAGGGCATCCAAGAAAGGGcggggagattaaagtcacccataaCAATAAGATGATCGTTATCGCCAAGGGTAGTATGAATACTCTGTATTTGATCCAAGTGTCGGAGGTAGAGGCTAATATCAGACCGGGGAGGAATGTATGAGCATGatacgaaaacaaaataatcatgAAGCTTAATCCGAACAGCGACAAACTCTAATGTACTATCCGTACCAATTATCGGAATACGTTGAGAGACAAGATTGGACTTGACGGCAATGAGAACACCACCGCCAAGACGCACTGAGCGGTCACATCTATAGATAACATAATTACCAGCAAAGATTTCGCAGTCAGACACAAAAGAATTAAGCCACGTTTCGGTAAAAGCAATCACATTGGCATTAAAGGAGACACTGTTCACGTGCAGTTTACTAAGTTTGCCCAATAAACTGCGAACGTTCTGGTAGTGTAgagaaaaagaattatttagttttttgaagcaTTGGTTGAAGGAATCTGAGGCCCGTGAACCCGAGGATTGTGCTTGTGTACATATTCGTGAACAATTACATGTTCAGGCCATATAGAAACATCTAGAACCTTATCAAGATGTTCCTCAGGAAGTCCAATTTTAAACGAAGATATCTCACGTCTCTGCTTAAACTTGAACTTCAAGACGGTAAGTACGGATCGAGAAACATTCAGTTTGCTGCTCAGGTAGTTTTTGACGTCCTCTTCAGAAGCGCCAGGATTAAGGCGGGAgacaaaaattagttttttttgtgcaacgCCCGATAAGGGCATGGGAACCCTTTGCGCTACTCCACATAAGGTTGACTGTGATGGGCTCGTGTTCGTATTAGCAGGCGTCAAAATTATGCCAGagccaactgcagcagcatgcGACGTAGATGCCTGGTCAAAGTTGACGGGATGTAGATCAGCAGGTGCGATGGGATCGGGCGGTCCAAAGGAGGCCGCGGCAGGTGTAAGTCCAGGGGAGGCGTCTGCCGCGCAGCCGTCAGTAACAACAGTAGAGGCATTACTGGTAGCCAAGCGGTAGGATTCCAGTGTTGGAACATAACCAGAGCTGACAGCAGTAGAAGCAGTAGATGAATGAGCCGTGGATTGCAGACAAGAAGATGCTCCGGTGTCCGGTCCAGAATCGGCAGCAACGGGAACGTGATCCGAGGTAGCGACAGCATTGTGGGACGCAGCTGCCAGGATTCGGCCTTTAAAGTTGGATTCAGCCTTTTCAAACCTATTAAATAAGTCCTTAAATCCAGCTAGTAAGGACTGGTACTCCAGATCAGTTTGCCTTATGAAAGCCATAATATTGACTTTAATATGATGGCAACTGGGGCAGGTCCAATCCAGGCCAGAATTGGATTTAGTACGGTCTGCGACTAGACCAGCACTGTGTCCAAGGTCGGCACATTTAGGGTGAGCAATGTTATTACACAGCCAGCAACCAATTGTGGGTTGGCGGGAGGTGATTTTGCCATTTAAAAGGCAAGGTTTCATGCAGCAGGCAGACATAGCGAAATAATTGAGAAAATTGTCAATTAAATACGTGTAGAAAACAACGTAGATTTAGATGTAG
The genomic region above belongs to Drosophila takahashii strain IR98-3 E-12201 chromosome 2L, DtakHiC1v2, whole genome shotgun sequence and contains:
- the LOC138911917 gene encoding uncharacterized protein isoform X2 — encoded protein: MSACCMKPCLLNGKITSRQPTIGCWLCNNIAHPKCADLGHSAGLVADRTKSNSGLDWTCPSCHHIKVNIMAFIRQTDLEYQSLLAGFKDLFNRFEKAESNFKGRILAAASHNAVATSDHVPVAADSGPDTGASSCLQSTAHSSTASTAVSSGYVPTLESYRLATSNASTVVTDGCAADASPGLTPAAASFGPPDPIAPADLHPVNFDQASTSHAAAVGSGIILTPANTNTSPSQSTLCGVAQRVPMPLSGVAQKKLIFVSRLNPGASEEDVKNYLSSKLNVSRSVLTVLKFKFKQRREISSFKIGLPEEHLDKVLDVSIWPEHDLIESVQKQFLLFALRGLNWETHRHLPSYVDRLRLLNLPSLKDRRTCHGVMFLHKLITGLVNSSYLLGQIRLSIPVRSTRHFRPIALDICKTNFELHDPFRVLCSQYNELYFLIFSECSVNLIVTNILTYLSLPPST
- the LOC138911917 gene encoding uncharacterized protein isoform X1, giving the protein MSACCMKPCLLNGKITSRQPTIGCWLCNNIAHPKCADLGHSAGLVADRTKSNSGLDWTCPSCHHIKVNIMAFIRQTDLEYQSLLAGFKDLFNRFEKAESNFKGRILAAASHNAVATSDHVPVAADSGPDTGASSCLQSTAHSSTASTAVSSGYVPTLESYRLATSNASTVVTDGCAADASPGLTPAAASFGPPDPIAPADLHPVNFDQASTSHAAAVGSGIILTPANTNTSPSQSTLCGVAQRVPMPLSGVAQKKLIFVSRLNPGASEEDVKNYLSSKLNVSRSVLTVLKFKFKQRREISSFKIGLPEEHLDKVLDVSIWPEHVIVHEYDLIESVQKQFLLFALRGLNWETHRHLPSYVDRLRLLNLPSLKDRRTCHGVMFLHKLITGLVNSSYLLGQIRLSIPVRSTRHFRPIALDICKTNFELHDPFRVLCSQYNELYFLIFSECSVNLIVTNILTYLSLPPST